A single genomic interval of Nonomuraea rubra harbors:
- a CDS encoding anti-sigma factor, which produces MKDELHTLSGAYAVHALPYAEWVLFEKHLHACGTCAAEVRKLRETAARLAETVAERPPAALRRRLLDAASRSRGFEDPPRQAHDDGPTAWMRRPGTPAPEQARRPATPGLSQGEAWRSGAPGSPGEVQRPAASGLSPGESGYRMGPEVPVTADGGQVVPLRRRRTRVAAVLVAVSAAAAAVSGVVAYDARRDLGELSTRNEELVSVLAAPDARTMREEVTTGGTATVVISRELGRMVFTSSGLADLPATKGYELWLMGPDGPRAAGLLDRRQDGVSHPMMLTPQDRDGRVALTVEPAGGSERPTTQPIMLAELPEA; this is translated from the coding sequence ATGAAGGACGAACTCCACACCCTCTCTGGCGCCTACGCCGTGCACGCACTGCCGTACGCCGAGTGGGTGCTGTTCGAGAAGCACCTGCATGCGTGCGGCACGTGCGCGGCCGAGGTGCGCAAGCTGCGGGAGACGGCCGCGAGGCTGGCGGAGACGGTGGCCGAGCGGCCGCCCGCCGCCCTTCGCCGGCGCCTGCTCGACGCCGCCTCCCGGTCACGGGGCTTCGAGGACCCGCCGCGGCAGGCACACGACGACGGCCCGACCGCCTGGATGCGCCGGCCCGGCACGCCCGCACCGGAACAGGCGCGGCGGCCGGCGACGCCCGGCCTGTCGCAGGGGGAGGCCTGGCGGTCCGGGGCGCCCGGCTCCCCGGGAGAGGTTCAGCGGCCGGCGGCGTCCGGCCTGTCGCCGGGCGAGTCCGGTTACCGGATGGGGCCGGAGGTTCCCGTCACGGCCGATGGGGGGCAGGTGGTGCCGCTGCGGCGGAGGCGGACGCGAGTGGCGGCGGTGCTGGTCGCGGTGTCCGCCGCGGCGGCCGCCGTGTCCGGCGTGGTCGCCTACGACGCCCGCCGCGACCTGGGCGAGCTGAGCACCAGGAACGAGGAGCTGGTCAGCGTGCTGGCCGCGCCCGACGCCAGGACCATGCGCGAGGAGGTCACCACCGGCGGCACCGCCACCGTCGTGATCTCGCGCGAGCTGGGCCGCATGGTGTTCACCTCGTCGGGCCTGGCCGACCTGCCCGCCACCAAGGGGTACGAGCTGTGGCTCATGGGCCCGGACGGGCCACGCGCGGCCGGCCTGCTCGACCGGCGGCAGGACGGCGTGAGCCACCCCATGATGCTGACCCCGCAGGACCGGGACGGGCGCGTCGCGCTCACGGTCGAGCCCGCCGGCGGCTCCGAGCGGCCCACCACGCAGCCCATCATGCTGGCCGAGCTGCCCGAGGCGTGA
- a CDS encoding FAD-dependent oxidoreductase encodes MGCVIAGGGPAGAMLALLLARSGVEVTLLEKHGDFLRDFRGDTIHPSTLQVLDELGLAREFLELPHRKAYDLSLVTDRGDVRIATLRRLPGRYRYIAFVPQWDFLDLITSAAARYPGFRLLMNAEATGLVREGGVVRGLRYRDASGEHEIRAELTVAADGRHSVLRERAGLVPEDVGAPMDVVWFRLPREPGDRDDTFLRISPGHMMVAINRESYWQLAYLILKGGYDEMAGQGIDALRRPVARLLPWLAGRIGQLESYDDVSVLTVAINRLRRWHRPGFLCIGDAAHAMSPVFGVGINLAVQDAVATANLLAGPLRSGAPIPESALHRLQRRRMLPTRVTQAAQRLVQNRLISPALTRRFDPSGLPRDLTRIPVLNQVAPRFIGQGIRPEHVTVKER; translated from the coding sequence ATGGGATGCGTGATAGCGGGCGGTGGGCCCGCCGGAGCGATGCTCGCCCTGCTGCTGGCCAGGTCGGGCGTCGAGGTGACGCTGCTGGAGAAGCACGGTGACTTCCTGCGGGACTTCCGGGGTGACACGATCCACCCCTCGACGCTGCAGGTGCTGGACGAGCTGGGGCTGGCGCGGGAGTTCCTGGAGCTGCCGCACCGCAAGGCGTACGACCTCAGCCTGGTGACCGACAGGGGCGACGTGCGGATCGCGACGCTGCGCCGGCTGCCGGGCCGCTACCGGTACATCGCGTTCGTGCCGCAGTGGGACTTCCTCGACCTGATCACGTCCGCCGCCGCGCGGTACCCCGGGTTCCGGCTGCTGATGAACGCCGAGGCGACCGGTCTCGTACGCGAGGGCGGGGTCGTGCGCGGCCTGCGCTACCGGGACGCCTCCGGCGAGCACGAGATCAGGGCGGAGCTGACGGTCGCCGCCGACGGGCGGCACTCGGTGCTGCGCGAGCGGGCCGGTCTCGTGCCGGAGGACGTGGGCGCGCCGATGGACGTGGTGTGGTTCAGGCTGCCCCGCGAGCCGGGCGACCGCGACGACACGTTCCTGCGGATCTCGCCGGGGCACATGATGGTCGCCATCAACCGGGAGAGCTACTGGCAGCTCGCCTACCTGATCCTCAAGGGCGGCTACGACGAGATGGCCGGGCAGGGCATCGACGCGCTGCGCCGCCCGGTGGCCCGGCTGCTGCCGTGGCTGGCCGGCCGGATCGGGCAGCTCGAGTCGTACGACGACGTCAGCGTGCTGACGGTCGCGATCAACCGGCTGCGCCGCTGGCACCGGCCCGGGTTCCTGTGCATCGGGGACGCCGCGCACGCCATGTCGCCGGTGTTCGGCGTGGGCATCAACCTGGCCGTGCAGGACGCCGTGGCCACCGCGAACCTGCTGGCAGGGCCGCTCAGGTCGGGCGCGCCGATCCCCGAGTCGGCGCTGCACCGGCTGCAGCGCCGGCGCATGCTGCCGACCAGGGTCACGCAGGCGGCCCAGCGGCTGGTGCAGAACCGGCTGATCAGCCCCGCGCTGACCCGCCGGTTCGACCCGTCGGGGCTGCCGCGCGATCTGACGAGGATCCCGGTGCTGAACCAGGTGGCGCCGCGCTTCATCGGCCAGGGCATCCGGCCCGAGCACGTCACCGTAAAGGAACGTTGA
- a CDS encoding class II 3-deoxy-7-phosphoheptulonate synthase, which yields MSSNLVDLDSWRALPAAQQPDWPDRGELDKVVAELGGLPPLVFAGECDQLKEQMAAVARGEAFVLQGGDCAETFAGATADNVRQKLKTLLQMAIVLTYAGRVPVVKIGRVAGQFAKPRSKGTETRGGVELPAYRGDMVNGFDFTEEARRPDPWRLLKAYHSSAVTLNLARAFTKGGYADLRQVHAWNQDFVAESPAGRRYEQLAREIDQALAFMRACGADPEEFHTVEFYSSHEALILDYDRALTRIDSRTGLPYDVSAHMVWIGERTRQLDGAHVDFFSRIRNPIGVKLGPTTSPDEALALIDKLNPANEPGRLTFITRMGASKIREHLPALVKEVTATGARVAWICDPMHGNTFEAPSGHKTRRLDDVLDEVAGFFEVHRSLGTHPGGIHIEFTGDDVTECVGGGFEIGETDLATRYETACDPRLNRGQSLDLAFRVAELYRG from the coding sequence GTGAGCAGCAATCTAGTGGATCTCGATTCCTGGCGAGCACTCCCCGCGGCGCAGCAGCCCGACTGGCCGGACCGCGGAGAGCTCGACAAGGTTGTCGCCGAGCTCGGCGGCCTGCCCCCGCTGGTCTTCGCCGGCGAGTGCGACCAGCTCAAGGAGCAGATGGCCGCGGTCGCCCGCGGCGAGGCGTTCGTCCTTCAGGGCGGTGACTGCGCCGAGACCTTCGCCGGCGCGACGGCCGACAACGTGCGCCAGAAGTTGAAGACGTTGCTCCAGATGGCCATCGTGCTGACGTACGCGGGCCGGGTGCCGGTGGTGAAGATCGGCCGGGTGGCCGGGCAGTTCGCCAAGCCGCGTTCCAAGGGCACCGAGACGCGGGGCGGCGTGGAGCTGCCCGCCTACCGGGGTGACATGGTCAACGGGTTCGACTTCACGGAGGAGGCGCGCAGACCCGACCCGTGGCGGCTGCTCAAGGCGTACCACTCCTCCGCCGTGACGCTCAACCTGGCACGCGCCTTCACCAAGGGCGGCTACGCCGACCTGCGGCAGGTGCACGCGTGGAACCAGGACTTCGTGGCCGAGTCGCCCGCCGGGCGCCGCTACGAGCAGCTGGCCAGGGAGATCGACCAGGCGCTGGCGTTCATGCGGGCGTGCGGGGCCGACCCCGAGGAGTTCCACACGGTCGAGTTCTACTCCTCGCACGAGGCGCTCATCCTCGACTACGACCGGGCGCTCACGCGCATCGACTCGCGGACGGGGCTGCCGTACGACGTGTCGGCGCACATGGTCTGGATCGGCGAGCGCACCCGCCAGCTCGACGGCGCGCACGTCGACTTCTTCTCGAGGATCCGCAACCCGATCGGCGTCAAGCTCGGCCCGACGACCTCGCCCGACGAGGCGCTGGCGCTGATCGACAAGCTCAACCCGGCCAACGAGCCGGGCCGGCTCACGTTCATCACCCGCATGGGCGCCTCCAAGATCCGCGAGCACCTGCCCGCGCTGGTCAAGGAGGTCACCGCGACGGGGGCCAGGGTGGCCTGGATCTGCGACCCGATGCACGGCAACACGTTCGAGGCGCCGAGCGGGCACAAGACGCGCCGCCTCGACGACGTGCTCGACGAGGTGGCCGGCTTCTTCGAGGTGCACCGCTCGCTGGGCACGCACCCGGGCGGCATCCACATCGAGTTCACCGGCGACGACGTGACGGAGTGCGTGGGCGGCGGGTTCGAGATCGGCGAGACCGACCTGGCCACGCGCTACGAGACGGCCTGCGACCCGCGCCTCAACCGCGGCCAGTCCCTCGACCTCGCCTTCCGCGTGGCGGAGCTCTACCGCGGCTGA
- a CDS encoding SAM-dependent methyltransferase produces the protein MDSAPEGVDPNVPNVARMYDYYLDGKDNFAADRAAAEQILKKFPDTKVGARANRAFLRRAVGYLVDQGVRQIIDLGAGLPTQGNTHEIAPDARVVYVDYDSVVCVHGRALLARKDNVDFLQADVREPDALLDKLGGLVDFEQPVAFLALAILHFIPDEVAYDVVAKLRKASAPGSHLVISHAVDPTPDVTPQALEIYKKATASLNLRTREEILRFFEGYELAEPGLTFPNGWRPDDPSAPGNGINFGYVGVGRKPAH, from the coding sequence GTGGACAGTGCTCCGGAGGGGGTCGACCCCAACGTCCCCAACGTCGCGCGTATGTACGACTACTACCTCGACGGCAAGGACAACTTCGCCGCGGACCGGGCGGCGGCGGAGCAGATCCTGAAGAAGTTCCCGGACACCAAGGTGGGCGCCCGCGCCAACCGTGCCTTCCTGCGCCGCGCCGTGGGCTACCTGGTGGACCAGGGCGTGCGCCAGATCATCGACCTCGGCGCCGGCCTGCCGACCCAGGGCAACACGCACGAGATCGCGCCCGACGCCCGCGTCGTCTACGTCGACTACGACTCCGTGGTGTGCGTGCACGGTAGGGCGCTGCTGGCCAGGAAGGACAACGTCGACTTCCTGCAGGCCGACGTGCGCGAGCCGGACGCGCTGCTCGACAAGCTGGGCGGCCTGGTGGACTTCGAGCAGCCGGTGGCGTTCCTGGCGCTGGCGATCCTGCACTTCATCCCCGACGAGGTCGCCTACGACGTGGTGGCCAAGCTGCGCAAGGCGAGCGCGCCGGGCAGCCATCTGGTGATCAGCCACGCGGTGGACCCCACGCCGGACGTCACCCCGCAGGCGCTGGAGATCTACAAGAAGGCCACGGCCTCGCTGAACCTGCGCACCCGCGAGGAGATCCTGCGCTTCTTCGAGGGCTACGAGCTGGCCGAGCCGGGGCTGACGTTCCCGAACGGCTGGCGCCCCGACGACCCGTCCGCGCCGGGCAACGGCATCAACTTCGGCTACGTCGGCGTCGGCCGCAAGCCCGCCCACTGA
- a CDS encoding thioredoxin family protein — translation MATIEVTEKNFNDIADKGIVLLDFWAEWCPPCKKFGPIFEQASDKHDDITFGKIDTDAEQGLAQGFDITSIPTLMAIRDGIVVFAQAGAIPAPALEDLIRQVRALDMDAIRAELSEELKNAQQN, via the coding sequence GTGGCGACCATCGAAGTAACCGAGAAGAACTTCAACGACATCGCCGACAAGGGGATCGTGCTGCTCGACTTCTGGGCCGAGTGGTGCCCGCCGTGCAAGAAGTTCGGGCCGATCTTCGAGCAGGCGTCGGACAAGCACGACGACATCACCTTCGGCAAGATCGACACGGACGCCGAGCAGGGGCTCGCGCAGGGGTTCGACATCACCTCGATCCCCACGCTGATGGCCATCCGCGACGGCATCGTGGTCTTCGCCCAGGCCGGCGCCATCCCGGCACCCGCGCTCGAGGACCTGATCCGCCAGGTCAGGGCGCTCGACATGGACGCGATCAGGGCCGAGCTCAGCGAGGAGCTGAAGAACGCCCAGCAGAACTGA
- a CDS encoding pentapeptide repeat-containing protein: protein MAHLDPEQLAAALSALSPGRLIDLRGTTVTSDLLSRVLDATDRRPGRTRLDRARFTGDVRLSGVTFAGDVSLDGARFDRLASFFGARFEGNVSLAGVRFTRELSFHGVTVRGHVSLDRAVMSRDALFSQAVFGHGLSCERARFDGYATFDGARLGDGAAFRGARFGRTLSFRKVSGHAGFEAAHFAADAYLSATGRLSAARARADGLLDVAVARCGVDLRHVEVTGPTTVRLTDSQADLEGAVLRGPATVMGRGRSTLTSLRQADATSLELFGLDLSACRFAGLAHPSGVRVKECTFALTPRGVRVSLRWPMLRWFSRRRALADERTMHSRSGTGHPGDPGASPDRLAALYAGLRPADRATSADFAFAAMEMRRQAGHGWWLSVSWLLCGYGMRMGRAAVWLALVMALMAAAVVWSSASHAGHRPGTVGPAVHR, encoded by the coding sequence ATGGCTCACCTCGATCCCGAACAACTCGCCGCGGCCCTGAGCGCGCTCTCCCCCGGCCGCCTGATCGACCTGCGCGGCACCACCGTCACCAGCGACCTGCTGTCCAGGGTCCTCGACGCGACCGATCGCAGGCCGGGCCGTACGCGGCTGGACCGGGCCAGGTTCACCGGCGACGTCCGGCTGTCAGGGGTGACGTTCGCCGGGGACGTCTCGCTCGACGGCGCCCGGTTCGACCGGCTGGCCTCGTTCTTCGGCGCCCGGTTCGAGGGGAACGTGTCGCTGGCGGGCGTGCGCTTCACCAGGGAGCTGTCCTTCCACGGGGTCACCGTGCGCGGGCACGTCTCGCTCGACCGGGCCGTGATGTCGCGTGACGCGCTGTTCAGCCAGGCCGTGTTCGGCCACGGGCTGTCGTGCGAGCGGGCCAGGTTCGACGGGTACGCCACCTTCGACGGCGCCCGGCTCGGCGACGGGGCCGCGTTCAGGGGGGCGCGCTTCGGCCGTACGCTGTCGTTCCGCAAGGTCAGCGGGCACGCCGGGTTCGAGGCGGCGCACTTCGCCGCGGACGCGTACCTGTCGGCGACCGGCCGGCTCTCGGCGGCCAGGGCGCGCGCCGACGGGCTGCTCGACGTGGCGGTCGCGCGGTGCGGTGTGGACCTGCGGCACGTGGAGGTGACGGGCCCGACGACCGTGCGGCTGACGGACTCGCAGGCCGACCTGGAGGGCGCGGTGCTGCGCGGCCCCGCCACCGTCATGGGGCGCGGCAGGTCCACGCTGACCTCGCTGCGGCAGGCCGACGCGACCAGCCTGGAGCTGTTCGGGCTGGACCTGTCGGCGTGCCGGTTCGCGGGGCTGGCGCACCCTTCCGGGGTGCGGGTGAAGGAGTGCACGTTCGCGCTCACGCCCCGCGGGGTGCGGGTGAGCCTGCGGTGGCCGATGTTGCGGTGGTTCTCGCGGCGGCGGGCGCTGGCCGACGAGCGTACGATGCACAGCCGTTCCGGCACCGGCCACCCCGGCGACCCTGGCGCCTCACCCGACCGGCTGGCGGCGCTCTACGCCGGGCTGCGGCCCGCCGACCGCGCCACCTCGGCCGACTTCGCCTTCGCCGCCATGGAGATGCGCCGGCAGGCCGGTCACGGCTGGTGGCTGTCGGTGTCGTGGCTGCTGTGCGGGTACGGCATGCGCATGGGCCGCGCGGCGGTCTGGCTCGCGCTGGTGATGGCCCTGATGGCGGCGGCCGTCGTGTGGAGCTCGGCCTCCCACGCCGGCCACCGCCCGGGAACCGTCGGCCCGGCGGTGCACCGCTGA
- a CDS encoding SRPBCC family protein — translation MAHDRTAEDLRAIRLDQFIGHPPAKVWRALTEPELVARWLMPGDFKPEVGHRFTFTTQPKKQVGFDGIVHCEVLRIEPEKLLQISWSDNKRADWTVTWRLEPEGKGTRLFLDHEGFDPDDELQQLSRRIMGGGWPRMFGAIEQIAGEF, via the coding sequence ATGGCTCACGACCGGACCGCTGAAGACCTGCGCGCGATCAGGCTCGACCAGTTCATCGGGCATCCGCCAGCGAAGGTGTGGCGGGCACTCACCGAGCCCGAGCTCGTCGCCCGCTGGCTCATGCCGGGCGACTTCAAGCCGGAGGTGGGGCACCGGTTCACGTTCACCACCCAGCCCAAGAAGCAGGTCGGTTTCGACGGGATCGTCCACTGCGAGGTGTTGCGGATCGAGCCGGAGAAGCTGCTGCAGATCAGCTGGAGCGACAACAAGCGGGCCGACTGGACGGTCACCTGGCGCCTGGAGCCCGAGGGCAAGGGCACGCGGCTCTTCCTCGACCACGAGGGCTTCGACCCGGACGACGAGCTGCAGCAGCTCTCACGGCGGATCATGGGCGGCGGCTGGCCGCGCATGTTCGGCGCCATCGAGCAGATCGCCGGCGAGTTCTGA
- a CDS encoding ArsR/SmtB family transcription factor, with translation MTADHVFTALASPARRELLRLLLDEGAQPAGRLAERFDMSRPSVSEHLKVLRDAGLVAESRKGRERHYRLEAGPLMEIRDWLTPYERFWRERLTALTDLLDEMEDDDGSRPDR, from the coding sequence GTGACCGCCGATCACGTTTTCACCGCGCTGGCCAGCCCGGCCCGGCGCGAGCTGCTGCGCCTGCTGCTCGACGAGGGCGCCCAGCCCGCCGGGCGGCTGGCCGAGCGGTTCGACATGAGCAGGCCCAGCGTGTCGGAGCACCTCAAGGTGCTCAGGGACGCCGGGCTGGTGGCCGAGTCCCGCAAGGGCAGGGAGCGCCACTACCGGCTGGAGGCGGGGCCCCTCATGGAGATCCGCGACTGGCTCACCCCGTACGAGCGGTTCTGGCGCGAGCGCCTTACTGCTCTTACCGACCTTCTCGACGAAATGGAAGACGACGATGGCTCACGACCGGACCGCTGA
- a CDS encoding VOC family protein: MPISSILTITVPVGDQERALGFYTRVLGFEVRTDNPFPMGRWLTVAPKGAETTLLLASWFPGMAPIGGLVVGAPDLDALAARLQENGIAFQGPSEEAWGRQLLFHDPFGNGFVVSQT, from the coding sequence ATGCCAATCTCCTCCATCCTCACCATCACCGTGCCCGTCGGCGACCAGGAGCGGGCGCTCGGCTTCTACACGCGCGTGCTGGGCTTCGAGGTCCGCACCGACAACCCGTTCCCGATGGGCCGCTGGCTCACCGTCGCGCCCAAGGGCGCGGAGACCACGCTGCTGCTGGCCTCCTGGTTCCCCGGCATGGCGCCGATCGGCGGCCTCGTCGTGGGCGCGCCCGACCTCGACGCGCTGGCCGCCCGGCTCCAGGAGAACGGGATCGCCTTCCAGGGTCCGAGCGAGGAGGCGTGGGGCCGCCAGCTGCTGTTCCACGACCCGTTCGGCAACGGATTCGTGGTCAGCCAGACGTGA
- a CDS encoding permease prefix domain 1-containing protein, which yields MLIDDYVAELDGVLSGPHGPKRDLVVEARDSLVDTADALEADGLERAEAERQAVAEFGEVHEVAPGYQAELTAVAGRRLGVLLFISVPITVAMWSVLWRIYPAGDDVWLSQPWWYSPASRLLDIIQLGTGLYGGLVLFALSRGARWIRRPRLATRSLGVLVFASLPVTGGLGLLMTFGMESPNTLQGLPAVLANLVTSAMWGIQIYCATRCVRMTRASG from the coding sequence ATGCTCATCGACGACTACGTGGCCGAGCTCGACGGCGTCCTGAGCGGCCCGCACGGCCCCAAGCGCGACCTGGTCGTCGAGGCCCGCGACAGCCTGGTCGACACCGCCGACGCGCTCGAGGCCGACGGGCTGGAGCGGGCGGAGGCCGAGCGGCAGGCGGTGGCGGAGTTCGGCGAGGTGCACGAGGTCGCGCCCGGCTACCAGGCCGAGCTGACCGCCGTCGCGGGGCGGCGGCTGGGGGTGCTGCTGTTCATCAGCGTGCCGATCACCGTGGCCATGTGGTCGGTCCTGTGGCGGATCTATCCGGCCGGCGACGACGTCTGGCTCAGCCAGCCGTGGTGGTACTCCCCCGCCTCCAGGCTGCTCGACATCATCCAGCTCGGCACCGGCCTGTACGGCGGCCTCGTGCTGTTCGCGCTGAGCCGGGGCGCCCGCTGGATCCGCCGGCCACGGCTGGCGACCAGGTCGCTGGGCGTGCTGGTCTTCGCCTCCCTGCCGGTCACGGGCGGGCTGGGGCTGCTCATGACCTTCGGCATGGAGTCGCCCAACACCCTGCAGGGCCTGCCCGCCGTGCTGGCCAACCTGGTGACCTCGGCCATGTGGGGCATCCAGATCTACTGCGCCACGCGCTGCGTGCGCATGACGCGGGCCTCCGGCTGA
- a CDS encoding PadR family transcriptional regulator, which produces MNPDALRGHMDALLLSVLEREPLHGYAIIEALQERSGGALNVPTGTVYPALRRLERIGYLSSEWATVGGRKRRTYRLTDSGRKQLQGERSAWQEFTSVIGSVLRADVSAVR; this is translated from the coding sequence ATGAACCCGGATGCGCTGCGCGGCCACATGGACGCGCTGTTGCTCTCAGTGCTGGAGCGCGAGCCGCTGCACGGCTACGCCATCATCGAGGCGCTGCAGGAACGGAGCGGCGGCGCGCTCAACGTGCCCACGGGCACCGTCTACCCGGCGCTGCGCAGGCTGGAGCGCATCGGCTACCTGTCGAGCGAGTGGGCGACGGTGGGCGGGCGCAAGCGGCGCACGTACCGGCTGACCGACTCGGGCAGGAAGCAGCTCCAGGGCGAGCGGTCGGCCTGGCAGGAGTTCACCAGCGTGATCGGCAGCGTCCTGCGGGCGGACGTGAGCGCCGTGCGCTGA